The following proteins are encoded in a genomic region of Paenibacillus antri:
- a CDS encoding carbohydrate ABC transporter permease, protein MLRLQRIQRLRRRTVTEKRDLMGWVFVSPFVVGFLLLFLGIFIDSFRFSFMDVKVEPLGGYTAEFVRLDNYFHILRVDPNFNRQLFDAVRNMLFDIPILVMYSLFIAVLLNQKMRGRGVFRAIFFVPVILATGIIDKADMRNSVLNAYQGVQGIDNGIATMQSMSGGLFSGLELRRYMYQMFDFSPALVNLTVGAAENIYNVVNHSGVQILIFLAGLQAISSSIYEAAKIEGCSGWECFWKITFPLLSPLILVNIIYSVIDSFTGSTNAIMNGITASMRIGEYGTASAMAWVYFLVAGVFLALIGLVASRFVFYQSKE, encoded by the coding sequence ATGCTACGATTGCAAAGAATCCAAAGACTGCGGAGACGAACGGTAACGGAGAAGCGGGATCTCATGGGATGGGTGTTCGTCAGCCCGTTCGTCGTCGGATTTCTTCTGCTGTTTCTCGGGATCTTCATCGATTCCTTCCGATTCAGCTTCATGGACGTCAAAGTGGAGCCGCTCGGCGGGTACACGGCCGAATTCGTCCGGCTGGATAACTATTTCCACATCCTGCGGGTCGACCCGAACTTCAACCGGCAGCTGTTCGACGCCGTGCGCAACATGCTGTTCGACATACCGATTCTCGTCATGTACAGCTTGTTCATCGCCGTGCTGCTCAATCAGAAGATGCGCGGCCGCGGGGTGTTCCGGGCGATCTTCTTCGTTCCGGTCATCCTCGCCACCGGCATCATCGACAAGGCGGATATGCGCAACTCCGTCCTGAACGCGTATCAAGGCGTCCAAGGCATCGACAACGGCATCGCGACGATGCAGTCGATGTCGGGCGGACTGTTCAGCGGCTTGGAGCTCCGGCGGTACATGTACCAGATGTTCGACTTCAGCCCCGCGCTCGTCAACCTGACGGTCGGCGCCGCGGAAAACATCTACAACGTCGTCAACCACTCGGGCGTTCAGATTTTGATTTTCCTGGCGGGCCTGCAGGCGATCTCGTCCTCGATCTACGAGGCGGCCAAGATCGAGGGCTGCTCGGGATGGGAATGCTTCTGGAAAATTACGTTCCCGCTGCTCAGCCCGCTCATCCTGGTCAACATCATCTATTCGGTCATCGATTCGTTCACCGGCAGCACGAACGCGATCATGAACGGCATTACGGCGTCCATGCGGATCGGCGAATACGGCACGGCGTCGGCGATGGCGTGGGTGTATTTCCTGGTCGCGGGCGTGTTCCTCGCCCTCATCGGCCTCGTTGCGAGTCGATTCGTCTTTTATCAATCCAAGGAGTGA